The Plutella xylostella chromosome 12, ilPluXylo3.1, whole genome shotgun sequence genome includes a window with the following:
- the LOC105380848 gene encoding leucine-rich repeat-containing protein 24 — protein sequence MKMRCLLVIMSVVVWNTTSAGIAPPGSCPAVCACKWKGGKQTVECVERALITVPELVDPATQVLDLSGNNLQILPQEAFARTGLVNLQRVYLRSCNIGQINERAFKGLTNLVELDLSNNLLTQIPAHSFKDAPFLRDLSLAHNPVLKVHPDALSNLGSVVKLDLSSCDIRDIAPEAFRNMRSLESLKLNGNNLRDLPISSLEKVEKLRAIDLSDNPWTCDCRLREMKMWLAKRKLLATPSCSAPGRLAGRPFSELAIEEFACKPEILPVSRHVEAAVGENATITCRTEAVPSANINWYFNGRLLMNGSNLNSHQKIFIFESGENKKKSSLVLTNTQQSDSAEFYCVAENKGGNSEANFTLHVTMLAAGMASLGSAQIASLGAALFLVAVIVSLAVLIMFVRFRNAPICESKTPSTLDRVVSGNEVHPASVDKPCVAALGSRDELPGVSDPKCNPVQKPPRIGDIPYTTNHYEGRGSVVTAGGPLMVSPTMSVANDPDLINDTRPESAGRPGSGEYAREASDSLYPSGLWDQMKRDQATSLARAVSSALPAYYTDRTPIMESSSVEGSQEELGYMSRTFPRAHAAAAAGGGAGSGDAPYPADYGLPVGGARTLRVWQRAPPVLPPVSALKRVLATSRHSPDEGYQEGCATDV from the coding sequence ATGAAAATGAGGTGTTTACTGGTGATAATGAGTGTAGTGGTGTGGAACACGACGTCGGCGGGCATCGCGCCCCCGGGCTCGTGCCCCGCGGTGTGCGCGTGCAAGTGGAAGGGCGGCAAGCAGACGGTGGAGTGCGTGGAGCGCGCGCTCATCACCGTGCCCGAGCTGGTGGACCCGGCCACGCAGGTGCTGGACCTGTCCGGCAACAACCTGCAGATCCTGCCGCAGGAGGCCTTCGCGCGCACCGGCCTCGTCAACCTGCAGCGCGTCTACCTCCGCAGCTGCAACATCGGACAGATCAATGAGCGCGCCTTCAAAGGACTCACTAACTTGGTGGAACTGGATCTCTCCAACAATTTGCTCACACAAATACCTGCTCATAGCTTCAAGGATGCCCCCTTTCTGAGAGATTTGTCATTGGCTCACAATCCGGTCCTCAAAGTACACCCGGACGCATTGAGCAATCTAGGCAGCGTTGTAAAACTTGACCTATCGAGCTGCGACATAAGAGATATTGCGCCCGAAGCTTTTAGAAATATGCGATCTCTGGAATCGTTAAAGCTCAATGGAAACAATCTCAGAGATTTGCCGATAAGCTCGCTCGAAAAAGTTGAGAAGTTACGGGCTATCGATCTGTCCGATAATCCTTGGACTTGTGATTGTCGTCTACGCGAGATGAAGATGTGGCTGGCGAAGCGCAAGCTGCTGGCGACGCCGAGCTGCTCGGCGCCGGGGCGGCTGGCGGGCCGGCCCTTCTCCGAGCTGGCCATCGAGGAGTTCGCGTGCAAGCCGGAGATCCTGCCCGTGAGCCGCCACGTGGAGGCCGCCGTGGGGGAGAACGCCACCATCACCTGCCGCACCGAGGCCGTGCCGAGCGCTAATATTAATTGGTACTTCAATGGACGTTTATTGATGAATGGAAGCAATCTCAACTCTCATcaaaagattttcatatttgAGTCGGGAGAAAACaagaaaaaatcttcattGGTCCTAACGAATACCCAACAGTCCGACTCGGCGGAGTTCTATTGTGTGGCAGAAAATAAAGGAGGGAATTCTGAAGCGAATTTTACGTTGCACGTTACTATGTTGGCTGCGGGAATGGCGTCTTTAGGGAGCGCGCAAATAGCCAGTCTAGGAGCCGCCTTATTCTTAGTGGCAGTCATTGTTTCGTTGGCTGTCCTTATTATGTTTGTACGCTTTAGAAATGCACCCATCTGTGAGAGCAAAACACCGAGCACTCTAGACCGAGTCGTGTCTGGGAACGAAGTACACCCGGCCTCAGTTGACAAGCCATGCGTGGCGGCCCTGGGAAGCAGGGACGAGCTCCCGGGGGTCAGCGACCCCAAGTGTAACCCTGTACAGAAACCGCCAAGAATTGGCGACATTCCTTACACGACCAACCATTACGAGGGTCGAGGGAGTGTAGTGACTGCCGGTGGGCCGTTAATGGTATCACCTACTATGTCAGTGGCAAACGATCCAGATCTCATCAACGACACGCGGCCAGAGAGCGCCGGGCGGCCGGGAAGTGGGGAGTACGCTCGAGAGGCATCCGACTCGTTATACCCATCAGGTTTATGGGACCAAATGAAGAGAGATCAGGCGACGAGCTTAGCCCGAGCTGTGAGTTCAGCGCTGCCCGCGTACTACACGGACCGGACGCCGATCATGGAGAGCTCGAGCGTGGAGGGGTCGCAGGAGGAGCTGGGCTACATGAGCCGCACGTTCCCGCGAgcgcacgcggcggcggcggcgggcggcggcgcgggctcgGGGGACGCGCCCTACCCCGCGGACTACGGGCTGCCGGTGGGCGGCGCCCGCACGCTGCGAGTGTGgcagcgcgcgccgcccgtgCTGCCGCCGGTCTCCGCGCTCAAGCGGGTGCTCGCCACCAGCCGGCACTCGCCCGACGAGGGCTACCAGGAGGGCTGTGCCACTGACGTATAA
- the LOC125489251 gene encoding uncharacterized protein LOC125489251 encodes MNPSPSLPAGENALAQITVSSRIPDFWKESPRLWFAQFEAVVANQKLADESRYNLVIAKLSREHVEQVSDIVLTPPDTKKYEALKTRLLVVYEESEVRQVQKLLKELELGDQKPSQLLRRMRDLAKKKFNDETLNMLWMGHLPSAVQAILTVSEVKDLEKLAGMADKVVETTRFAEIQELSCMRSSAVPSSSATQATLVEQIAQLTRRLDNMETSRSRGRSVGRNGWKSHRSASRSRDRSERVRRGDPNWMCFYHFRYKGKANKCIQPCAWQKQQESEAGKN; translated from the coding sequence ATGAACCCTTCTCCGTCACTTCCGGCCGGTGAAAACGCTTTGGCGCAGATCACGGTGTCCAGCAGGATACCGGACTTCTGGAAGGAGTCCCCACGCCTGTGGTTTGCCCAATTCGAGGCGGTGGTGGCCAATCAGAAGCTGGCCGACGAATCACGCTATAACTTAGTGATAGCAAAGCTAAGCCGCGAGCACGTCGAGCAGGTCAGTGATATTGTATTAACGCCTCCTGACACAAAGAAATACGAAGCGCTTAAAACTCGACTTCTCGTTGTTTATGAGGAGTCTGAAGTTCGACAGGTCCAGAAGCTGCTGAAGGAACTGGAGCTAGGCGACCAGAAACCCTCCCAACTACTCAGGAGGATGCGAGACCTGGCAAAGAAAAAATTCAATGATGAAACATTAAATATGCTGTGGATGGGGCATCTACCATCAGCAGTACAGGCAATTCTGACGGTGAGTGAAGTGAAAGATCTAGAGAAACTGGCTGGCATGGCAGATAAGGTAGTCGAAACGACCCGATTTGCTGAGATCCAGGAGCTGTCATGTATGCGGAGCAGTGCCGTACCCAGTTCATCAGCCACGCAGGCTACCCTCGTTGAGCAGATAGCTCAGCTCACGCGGCGCTTGGACAACATGGAGACGTCGAGGTCAAGAGGCAGGTCAGTTGGTCGTAACGGATGGAAGAGTCATCGCTCTGCGTCACGAAGTCGCGACCGGTCTGAACGCGTAAGGAGAGGAGACCCTAACTGGATGTGCTTCTACCACTTCCGGTACAAAGGAAAGGCCAACAAGTGCATTCAGCCTTGCGCATGGCAGAAGCAGCAGGAGTCAGAAGCAGGAAAAAACTAG